The following proteins are encoded in a genomic region of Amia ocellicauda isolate fAmiCal2 chromosome 6, fAmiCal2.hap1, whole genome shotgun sequence:
- the LOC136751452 gene encoding interferon alpha/beta receptor 1a isoform X2, protein MSAYLIKSKGKKNWTSVCHMITDTQCDFSTSLQQYYYGLFIIRLRANSFEEHSPWIKREFCPDKDADLGPPSKVDVISTNGMLEVSISDPMSTQNISMKTKIEIAYKIVYCEYLQLQKSENCKAIESENNVITLSKLKPWTVYCVRVQALSAYYEKKSPFTPVLCRQTTDDGTTPVWLLALTFLMSSALSVSGILLTSFILYKCYRMVKYTFFPSYKPPANIQEFLYEVSPSSDYPRLLTVESQVELCCEKLNVIPEEILEISLQIQLPLEMEIVPHNQQDSGDSGFYCSEEGSGGSCSSWQQELQNEYFRKGENASLLENSRPSLCVSL, encoded by the exons TGCCTATTTAATAAAAAGCAAAGGAAAAAAGAATTGGACGTCGGTTTGCCATATGATCACAGACACCCAATGTGATTTTTCTACCAGTCTTCAACAATATTATTATGGATTGTTCATTATCCGCTTAAGAGCCAATAGCTTTGAGGAGCATTCCCCCTGGATTAAGAGAGAGTTCTGCCCTGACAAAGATG ctgACTTGGGTCCACCCTCCAAAGTGGATGTAATATCCACCAATGGAATGCTGGAAGTGAGCATATCTGATCCCATGAGCACACAGAACATTTCCATGAAGACTAAAATTGAAATAGCTTACAAAATAGTCTACTGCGAATATTTGCAGTTACAG aaaTCTGAAAATTGCAAGGCGATTGAGTCAGAAAATAATGTGATAACTTTAAGCAAGCTTAAACCCTGGACAGTGTATTGTGTCAGAGTCCAGGCCCTCAGTGCATACTATGAGAAGAAAAGCCCGTTTACTCCAGTTCTGTGTCGCCAGACTACAGATGACG GTACAACCCCTGTCTGGCTACTTGCACTAACCTTCTTAATGTCTTCAGCACTTTCTGTTTCTGGCATCTTGCTCACCTCCTTCATTTTGTACAAATGCTACAGAATGGTGAAGTACACATTCTTCCCATCATATAAGCCTCCAGCAAACATACAAGAG TTTCTGTACGAAGTCTCTCCCAGCTCAGACTACCCTAGGCTGCTGACAGTGGAGTCGCAGGTGGAGCTGTGCTGTGAGAAACTCAACGTGATTCCAGAAGAGATCCTGGAAATCTCCCTGCAGATCCAACTTCCCTTGGAAATGGAGATTGTCCCACACAACCAGCAGGACAGTGGTGACTCTGGGTTTTACTGCAGTGAGGAAGGCTCTGGTGGATCTTGTTCCTCATGGCAACAGGAGCTTCAAAATGAATATTTCAGGAAAGGTGAAAATGCCAGCCTCCTGGAGAATTCCAGGCCTTCCCTGTGTGTATCGTTGTGA